The sequence GATCGTTTAAAACAGGTTTACGTTGCGACCGGCTGCAACCGCTGCCATAAGACCGGCTTCAGCGGGAGATTCCCGGTTTTTGAGGTGATGCCCGTGTCTTCGGGGGCGATGCGCGAGGCGATTTTGACGTCGGCAGGGTTGGACAAAGTCACGAAATTGGCCGTCAGGGAAGGCATGACCACGTTGCGCAGCGCGGCGCTCGCCGCAGTCGGGGAGGGATTAACTTCCATGGATGAAGCGTTGGACATAATTTTGGGGGAATAAAATGAATATTAAAAACGGAGATCCGATCGGGAACGGTCACGACATGCCTCATGCCCCGGGCATCGATGCCAAGGAGTTGCCTCTGTACAAGCTCTATTGGCTGGGCCGCCAAAAGCTGCTGCTGTTTACATCCCAGGGTTATCAGGAAGCCATGGGGTATTTTCGCGAAGCCGTCAAGCAGGACGCTCGATTCGTCTTGGCTTGGGCCGCTATGGCGGAGACCTACGCCTATTGGGGCTATTATTTGGAATTCGCCGGACACGCGGATTCGGCGCGGCAGTGCTATGAATACGCCTATCAGAGCGCCGAGCGGGCGTTGCAGGTTTCACCCTCACTGGCTGAGCCGCATCGGGCCATGGCCTTGGCGTTGCGGCGCGGCCCTAAAGCCGATGCCCAGCGCCGCCGCCAGGAGGCCCGATTCGCTTTTGAGATCAATCCCGATGACGCTGAAAATTGTTATGAATATTGGCGGTCCTTGGGTTATGATCCGGACAACCCTCTCATTTATAGAGCCCTGGCCATCAATCCTTGCCTAGGCGGCGCCTATAATGATTTGGGCGTCGTTTTAAACGAGAAACACCGCTGGGAGGAGGCGGCCGATTGCTTGCGCCGCGCTATTGAGATCAATCCGCGCCACAGCCTGGCTTATTGCAATTTAGCCTGGGCCCTGGTCGGCCTGGGGCATAACGATCAGGCTGAAACCGCCTGCGCGAAGGCGTTGGACATCAACCCCCAGGAGAGCCGGGCGCATGTGATTTTAAGCCTCGTTTATGCCCAGAAGAAACTCTTAGACCGCAGCGTTGAGGAGCTGAATCGGGCCAAAGAGCTTGATCCCGCCAATGCGGCCATCGAAGAGGGATTGGCGATTTTGGCCCGGCAGCGCCAAAGGAGCGTGCCTGTATGAATATCAACGGTCATCCCGCTACGGCGCATCAGGCGTCGTTTAAAATTCTGGCTGAGGAATTTTTTAAATCCTTGGGCGCCGCGGCCAAACTTTTCGTGCTTTATCCCGCGAAGCATCCCATTTGCGTCGAGGGTTTGGCCAAGG is a genomic window of Elusimicrobiota bacterium containing:
- a CDS encoding tetratricopeptide repeat protein, producing the protein MNIKNGDPIGNGHDMPHAPGIDAKELPLYKLYWLGRQKLLLFTSQGYQEAMGYFREAVKQDARFVLAWAAMAETYAYWGYYLEFAGHADSARQCYEYAYQSAERALQVSPSLAEPHRAMALALRRGPKADAQRRRQEARFAFEINPDDAENCYEYWRSLGYDPDNPLIYRALAINPCLGGAYNDLGVVLNEKHRWEEAADCLRRAIEINPRHSLAYCNLAWALVGLGHNDQAETACAKALDINPQESRAHVILSLVYAQKKLLDRSVEELNRAKELDPANAAIEEGLAILARQRQRSVPV